From Mucilaginibacter rubeus, a single genomic window includes:
- a CDS encoding fasciclin domain-containing protein: MKAYKYMLLLLLAFSMGSCKKDKQEKANQDNNKLSDIIADNFNLSLFNTGLTAVNLREKLAGTGPFTVLTPSDDAFARGGYGSTEAVLSEAPARISSILNYHILNGEYELNKLPFLFNQELRSSNGGKLFVTHWVNGTDTVLTINGARVLSQNVTASNGLIQVIDRMLEPYKYEQITDAIASDKNLSLFYQALQRAGLITSLQSGGPYTVFAPGNAAMISYGLPTLAAINQADPATLKTFLRYHILNDRRFIYDYVLSAGASNKTEQTMQDGNSVGITISSTAGQGGTIYSINLKGSGNTSTVQPTKQDVLTGNGVLHTLNGALKITQ, translated from the coding sequence ATGAAAGCTTATAAATATATGCTATTGCTTTTGCTTGCCTTTAGCATGGGCAGCTGCAAAAAGGATAAGCAGGAAAAAGCTAACCAGGATAATAATAAACTCAGTGATATTATTGCCGATAACTTTAACCTTTCTCTTTTTAATACAGGCTTAACAGCTGTTAACCTACGTGAAAAACTGGCAGGTACCGGGCCTTTCACAGTCCTCACCCCATCAGATGATGCTTTTGCGCGAGGTGGATACGGAAGTACCGAAGCTGTTTTGAGTGAGGCTCCTGCACGGATCTCTTCTATTCTTAATTATCATATCCTTAACGGTGAGTATGAACTGAACAAACTTCCATTTTTGTTTAACCAGGAGTTGCGCTCATCAAACGGTGGTAAGCTTTTCGTAACCCATTGGGTAAACGGTACGGATACCGTACTTACTATAAATGGCGCGAGAGTGCTATCGCAAAATGTAACGGCAAGTAATGGCCTTATCCAGGTGATTGACCGTATGCTTGAGCCCTACAAATACGAGCAGATTACTGATGCCATTGCATCCGATAAAAATCTGAGCTTGTTTTACCAGGCACTTCAGCGCGCAGGATTGATCACTTCATTACAAAGCGGTGGCCCTTACACCGTCTTCGCGCCAGGCAACGCGGCCATGATCTCGTATGGTTTGCCAACCCTGGCTGCCATTAACCAGGCCGACCCTGCTACACTGAAAACATTTTTGCGCTATCATATCCTGAACGACAGGCGCTTCATTTACGATTATGTTTTGAGTGCGGGCGCATCTAATAAAACCGAACAGACCATGCAGGACGGAAACTCGGTGGGGATAACCATATCATCCACAGCCGGACAAGGAGGCACAATTTACAGTATCAACTTAAAGGGAAGCGGAAATACATCAACCGTACAGCCAACAAAACAGGATGTATTAACCGGGAACGGAGTTTTACACACACTAAATGGTGCGCTTAAAATTACCCAATAA
- a CDS encoding DUF4397 domain-containing protein produces the protein MKKLNKYLSNPVLAACLALTLILGSCKKAKLDPTIDNRAVTDARKNSTVRIVNLGSYNQLQVNGDTLTNYVVRDKDSPLYDSYPATKYFPTNGRLGTTWSVPQEFLNNGAAKFIAETSGYQETPTKVEFNVQEDAQQPVDYYLLPTQRYMQVTGLPEYIKVPRSIAPAADASHFKIRLLNLTGTPIDDSRLENLVTPLTLTWADGTPISSQTSNIAPGQYSEYIDLPYTTAQIKVLTTNGTQVPGYESTMVLNPANSTIEGVPGLSYIPIKSYAPGGVYTMVVTPRQYNVPSPGTTTGETVKAHQNSVRLITDISEPVNVTYFRMQAVNTLPGVNGVKILVNSKPLGAAIDYTAHTDYNTFIIGQYDIQAVNASGTVLASAKISPIANSNYTLWLNPGADGKPVIAAVANDLSGTLVTNATDDATYARYSNEFSFSMRFLNLSKDVPYLTLTTDNAQDFNSQYGFNTGAVTNLQPGVVPVEFPYIRAGFDAKPYQIMAFRSTPAVVPGSWASDIPVINSKDLIARPALYVKGVLPNHEPGFYTIALVGKTGAQATPAEKAKMIIVKHSK, from the coding sequence ATGAAAAAACTTAATAAATATTTAAGCAACCCGGTATTAGCGGCTTGTTTGGCTTTGACGCTGATATTAGGCTCATGTAAAAAAGCCAAGCTTGATCCTACTATTGATAACCGGGCCGTTACCGATGCACGCAAAAACTCTACTGTGCGTATTGTTAACCTTGGCAGCTACAACCAGTTGCAGGTTAACGGCGATACTTTAACAAACTATGTAGTAAGGGATAAGGATAGTCCATTATATGATAGTTATCCCGCCACCAAATATTTCCCAACCAATGGCAGGCTGGGTACTACCTGGAGCGTTCCGCAAGAATTTTTAAACAACGGCGCAGCAAAATTTATTGCAGAAACAAGTGGTTACCAGGAAACACCTACCAAAGTTGAATTTAACGTACAGGAGGATGCACAGCAACCGGTTGATTACTATCTGCTTCCAACACAGCGCTACATGCAGGTAACCGGCTTGCCCGAATATATAAAAGTGCCGCGCTCAATAGCGCCCGCTGCTGATGCATCGCATTTTAAGATCAGGCTGCTTAATCTTACCGGAACGCCTATAGATGATTCGCGCCTGGAAAACCTGGTTACCCCGCTAACCTTAACCTGGGCCGATGGCACACCCATAAGCAGCCAAACCAGCAATATAGCGCCCGGTCAGTATTCTGAATATATTGATTTGCCTTACACAACGGCTCAAATAAAGGTACTTACAACAAATGGCACACAGGTACCCGGTTATGAATCCACTATGGTTTTAAATCCGGCAAACTCAACCATTGAAGGTGTGCCCGGACTTAGCTACATCCCTATTAAAAGTTACGCACCCGGTGGTGTTTACACCATGGTGGTTACCCCAAGGCAGTACAATGTACCGTCGCCGGGTACCACAACGGGGGAAACTGTGAAGGCACACCAAAACAGCGTAAGACTGATAACCGATATCAGCGAGCCGGTAAACGTTACCTATTTCAGGATGCAGGCGGTAAACACCTTGCCCGGAGTAAACGGGGTTAAAATATTGGTAAATAGTAAACCTTTAGGAGCTGCTATTGATTACACCGCGCATACCGATTACAATACTTTCATCATTGGGCAATATGATATCCAGGCGGTAAATGCTTCCGGAACCGTTTTGGCAAGCGCTAAAATTAGCCCTATAGCCAATAGTAACTATACACTTTGGTTAAACCCCGGTGCCGATGGTAAACCGGTTATAGCTGCTGTAGCCAACGACCTGAGCGGAACGCTGGTAACCAATGCCACTGATGACGCCACCTATGCCCGCTACAGTAATGAGTTTTCATTCAGCATGCGTTTCCTGAATCTGAGTAAGGATGTTCCTTATTTAACCCTTACTACTGATAACGCACAGGATTTTAACAGCCAGTACGGCTTTAACACCGGGGCGGTAACCAACCTGCAGCCGGGTGTAGTTCCCGTCGAATTTCCTTACATCCGCGCTGGTTTTGATGCAAAACCATACCAGATTATGGCATTTCGCTCAACGCCGGCAGTAGTGCCGGGCTCGTGGGCCAGCGATATCCCGGTGATTAATAGTAAAGACCTTATTGCCCGGCCTGCACTTTATGTAAAAGGAGTTTTGCCAAATCACGAGCCTGGTTTTTATACCATAGCGCTTGTTGGTAAAACCGGTGCTCAGGCAACACCTGCAGAAAAGGCTAAAATGATCATTGTAAAACACAGCAAATAA
- a CDS encoding IPT/TIG domain-containing protein, which translates to MKKYNLKFYSIVCCLMVVMLAACKKDHNKEAKPQPKVTEYYPNSGGEGTLVTVAGSGFSGSVSATFANTTADVVSVTPTEVVIRAPKGEHSGDIALKLDNASLTVGKYTYQDLSISKISPANGTAGAHVRVSGAGFSSATGPAVVTINGKTTQIVSASDTLLVVEVPANVGTGAVKVTVNGKDVTGQSFKYQAINSIKPITGGKGTTVRIDGSGFENTIAGNTIDFNGKQALVKEAGVDHIIVVAPDAVQTGPLSVTINGQKIVGPVFTVVPPPVIQTVTPLSGPAKTVMTIVGTTFSTILDENKVTVNGVVIPITAATATKLTLTIPGGTGNGKVVVSVNDQTVQGPDFKDQAVGITALSPQNGLAGTHVIISGLGFSTIASQNKVTFNGVAATVVNATAASLEVIAPDGLTSGPVKVVTDGVEAFAPADFKRAGVITLAGGPGSSSLSLVAYRSGSLAVDSKGNVYVIEVDLSRIKKIATNGTVTLFAGSPTGERGYVDAQGDKALFNLGANPGMDIDENDNLYVSDGTKVRKITPQGMVSTFAGNLGTINKMSFDETGMLYVMGSFNGGWKLDKDGNRSAISVIASSDNARPAPYNGYMYKVSNEEYYLDIYNIASGLTTNRWVGGNFGSADGVGNAAGFGSINGLVSDRSGFIYVSEYLNRSIRKINIATKEVTTAIQFTGGTNVDGAFNQVKSGFLGDITMDRQGNIYFIDLTNNAVRKIFLQ; encoded by the coding sequence ATGAAAAAATATAATCTTAAGTTTTACAGCATCGTGTGTTGCCTTATGGTGGTAATGCTGGCTGCCTGTAAAAAGGATCATAATAAAGAGGCTAAACCGCAACCCAAGGTTACCGAGTATTATCCCAACAGCGGGGGCGAGGGTACACTGGTTACTGTTGCAGGAAGCGGTTTCAGCGGCAGCGTATCTGCCACGTTTGCAAATACAACAGCCGATGTGGTGAGTGTTACGCCAACAGAGGTGGTAATCCGTGCCCCTAAAGGTGAACACAGCGGCGATATCGCCCTTAAACTGGATAACGCCTCGCTTACTGTTGGCAAATATACCTACCAGGATCTGAGCATCAGTAAAATAAGCCCTGCTAACGGCACTGCCGGTGCACATGTTAGGGTATCGGGGGCGGGTTTCAGCAGCGCCACCGGGCCGGCTGTAGTTACCATTAATGGAAAAACAACCCAGATAGTAAGTGCTTCAGATACGCTTTTGGTTGTTGAAGTACCTGCCAACGTAGGTACAGGCGCTGTAAAAGTTACCGTTAACGGCAAAGATGTTACAGGGCAAAGCTTCAAATATCAGGCAATTAATTCCATAAAGCCAATTACAGGAGGTAAGGGTACTACGGTGCGGATTGACGGAAGTGGCTTTGAGAACACTATTGCAGGTAACACCATTGATTTTAATGGTAAACAAGCCCTGGTTAAGGAAGCCGGTGTTGATCATATTATAGTGGTTGCTCCAGACGCGGTACAAACAGGGCCATTATCGGTAACTATTAACGGGCAGAAAATTGTTGGCCCGGTATTTACTGTTGTACCGCCGCCGGTTATTCAAACAGTTACTCCATTAAGTGGGCCTGCCAAAACGGTTATGACTATAGTAGGAACTACGTTTAGCACTATACTTGATGAAAATAAGGTAACCGTAAATGGTGTTGTAATCCCGATCACTGCAGCTACGGCTACTAAATTAACATTGACCATTCCGGGGGGGACCGGCAATGGTAAGGTAGTGGTGAGTGTGAACGATCAAACTGTTCAAGGCCCTGATTTTAAGGATCAGGCAGTAGGCATAACTGCTTTAAGCCCCCAGAATGGCTTAGCCGGTACACATGTCATCATCAGCGGCTTAGGCTTTAGCACCATTGCAAGCCAAAATAAAGTAACTTTTAACGGTGTAGCCGCCACGGTTGTAAACGCTACAGCAGCAAGTTTGGAGGTAATAGCGCCGGATGGCTTAACATCGGGCCCGGTAAAAGTAGTAACTGATGGTGTTGAAGCATTCGCGCCTGCAGACTTTAAACGTGCCGGTGTAATAACCCTTGCCGGTGGCCCCGGAAGCAGTTCATTAAGCCTTGTTGCGTACCGGTCGGGCAGTTTAGCTGTAGATAGTAAGGGCAATGTTTATGTGATAGAAGTGGATTTAAGCCGTATCAAAAAGATAGCCACAAACGGTACGGTAACCTTGTTTGCCGGTAGCCCTACAGGTGAAAGGGGCTATGTTGATGCGCAAGGTGATAAGGCCTTATTTAACTTAGGCGCCAACCCGGGTATGGACATTGATGAAAACGATAACCTTTACGTAAGCGACGGTACCAAGGTACGTAAAATTACCCCGCAAGGTATGGTTAGCACTTTTGCCGGCAATTTAGGCACTATCAACAAAATGTCATTTGATGAAACCGGCATGCTGTACGTTATGGGGAGTTTTAACGGGGGATGGAAGTTGGATAAAGATGGCAACCGCTCTGCAATAAGTGTAATTGCTTCATCGGATAATGCCCGTCCGGCTCCTTATAATGGCTATATGTACAAGGTGAGTAACGAAGAGTATTACCTTGATATTTATAATATAGCCAGTGGTTTAACAACCAACAGGTGGGTAGGCGGCAATTTCGGCTCTGCTGACGGAGTTGGTAACGCGGCCGGTTTTGGTTCTATCAATGGTCTCGTTTCTGATCGGTCAGGTTTTATCTATGTATCTGAGTATCTCAACAGATCGATACGTAAAATAAATATAGCTACCAAAGAGGTTACAACAGCAATACAGTTTACCGGTGGAACTAATGTTGACGGGGCATTTAACCAGGTTAAATCCGGTTTCCTGGGCGATATTACGATGGATAGACAGGGGAATATTTATTTTATAGATCTGACCAACAATGCCGTAAGGAAAATCTTCCTGCAATAA
- a CDS encoding fasciclin domain-containing protein produces the protein MKNRKPIRNLLLLIPALLMLLFSACKHDDLEIAKPNENFRLATDFVKNNYDLTLFSAAVEKSGMAETLRGKGPFTLLAPSNSAFNEIGITKASDFDKMNTDSLKAMVQRHVLDQQLTFNQVPVNGVDIRYHTLAGTDVYATLASYAPNNSAYPANNLYFNGSSVTRKDVSIANGIVHVLNKVMKVTPESTVQDWLAKRPQYSIFVSGLKKFGFWNKLSGTGPFTVFAPQNSVFEANGITEASVTTLDPAVYQGERLFGSYILNGKHFFISDFNVFYIINNEPTYSGQLENDSWYFIISSERNFYTAAVSYSAHLQTALSYPYDTYPAVTAIPALTDNLTDNGLVHDMQGLLLLPEQALKH, from the coding sequence ATGAAAAATAGAAAACCGATAAGAAACTTATTGCTGCTCATCCCTGCTTTGCTGATGTTGTTGTTCAGCGCCTGCAAGCACGATGATCTGGAAATTGCCAAGCCGAATGAAAACTTCAGGCTGGCTACAGATTTTGTAAAAAACAATTATGACCTCACACTTTTTTCGGCGGCTGTCGAAAAATCGGGTATGGCCGAAACATTAAGGGGTAAAGGTCCATTCACACTGTTGGCTCCCAGTAACTCGGCTTTTAATGAAATCGGGATAACCAAAGCCTCCGATTTTGATAAGATGAATACTGATAGCCTGAAGGCAATGGTTCAACGCCACGTGCTCGATCAGCAACTGACATTTAACCAGGTACCTGTAAATGGGGTGGATATCCGTTACCATACCCTGGCCGGAACTGATGTTTATGCTACTCTGGCGAGCTATGCTCCCAATAATAGCGCGTACCCGGCTAATAATCTCTATTTCAACGGCTCGTCCGTAACACGAAAGGATGTTAGCATAGCCAATGGTATTGTTCATGTATTGAACAAGGTAATGAAGGTTACGCCTGAAAGCACCGTACAGGATTGGCTGGCCAAACGCCCGCAATACAGCATTTTTGTAAGCGGCCTTAAAAAGTTTGGCTTCTGGAATAAACTGTCTGGTACAGGGCCATTTACTGTATTTGCTCCTCAAAACAGTGTATTTGAGGCTAATGGTATTACTGAAGCATCTGTAACAACCTTAGACCCGGCTGTTTACCAGGGCGAACGGTTGTTTGGCAGTTATATCCTAAACGGCAAACACTTCTTCATATCCGATTTTAATGTGTTTTATATTATTAATAACGAGCCTACTTATAGCGGGCAACTTGAAAATGATAGCTGGTATTTTATAATAAGCAGCGAAAGGAATTTTTATACAGCTGCGGTAAGCTATTCGGCACATTTACAAACAGCCCTCAGCTATCCTTACGACACATATCCCGCTGTAACGGCTATACCGGCTTTAACGGATAATTTGACTGATAACGGACTTGTTCATGATATGCAAGGCTTGCTGCTTTTGCCCGAACAGGCTTTAAAACACTAA
- a CDS encoding fasciclin domain-containing protein, translating to MKLIKIIAFCLLTVAVASCRKAEFMPVPEGTAIPHTDITITLKDALAASPYTLFKAAWERSDMNAILKEKGKKAPFTLLVPTDAAFIADGLTLDVINKTTPALLDSVLLYHTIGAGISLDDIKNRKDSFKGLSLLQNPNLKVFPATGLSGATFDIYSYLQYIKVQDGTLFVNGKACGTLAPTEAKDGLLWPIDHVLHKPTKTLMEALQEDGRFGMYIELNLRNDALYAELTYGIVTHDFTQGLVLLPYYANYNVTFSSVYAIPDEVFHAAGYQTVDDVMKLNDRNPLPTVDWDAYSVVGGLATDTLVGYHRWGTMFSYYDVNYGRGDFNALNFYTPDLTNDLLGNYTVVTSGSYGTYPIYPMPLDFGKKDGAVTVNVKGSNHPAAKITEPDINTLMGPIHVVDHFMVPKDFKF from the coding sequence ATGAAACTGATAAAAATTATTGCTTTTTGCCTGCTCACGGTTGCTGTAGCATCGTGCCGTAAGGCCGAGTTTATGCCTGTACCCGAAGGAACGGCCATTCCGCATACAGATATAACAATTACTTTGAAAGATGCGCTGGCAGCCTCACCTTATACGTTGTTTAAGGCCGCCTGGGAGCGCAGCGATATGAACGCCATTTTAAAAGAAAAAGGGAAGAAAGCCCCTTTTACGCTGCTTGTGCCAACCGATGCCGCCTTTATTGCCGATGGCTTAACGCTTGATGTGATCAATAAAACTACGCCGGCTTTGTTGGATAGTGTCCTGTTATATCATACCATAGGCGCGGGTATAAGCCTGGATGATATTAAGAACAGGAAGGATAGCTTTAAAGGGTTGTCGTTATTGCAAAATCCTAATCTTAAGGTTTTCCCGGCCACTGGGCTGAGCGGGGCCACATTTGATATCTACTCCTACCTGCAATACATCAAAGTACAGGACGGAACATTGTTTGTTAACGGTAAGGCCTGCGGTACGCTGGCACCAACCGAAGCCAAAGATGGTTTGCTATGGCCTATAGACCATGTTTTGCATAAACCAACTAAAACCCTGATGGAAGCACTACAGGAAGATGGGCGTTTCGGAATGTATATTGAACTTAATTTACGTAACGACGCGTTATATGCGGAGTTAACCTACGGTATTGTTACACATGACTTTACACAGGGACTGGTGCTTTTACCTTATTATGCAAATTATAACGTAACCTTTTCATCGGTTTATGCCATTCCTGATGAGGTTTTTCATGCTGCCGGATATCAAACGGTTGATGATGTAATGAAGCTTAACGACCGCAATCCGCTCCCTACTGTTGATTGGGACGCCTATTCGGTAGTGGGTGGCCTGGCAACGGATACTTTAGTGGGGTACCACCGCTGGGGCACCATGTTTTCTTATTATGACGTAAACTATGGCCGGGGGGATTTCAATGCCCTCAATTTTTACACGCCCGATCTAACCAACGATTTGCTTGGCAATTACACAGTAGTAACATCGGGCTCCTACGGCACTTATCCTATTTACCCTATGCCGCTTGATTTTGGTAAGAAAGACGGGGCAGTTACCGTGAATGTTAAAGGCTCAAATCATCCTGCAGCGAAGATTACTGAACCCGATATCAATACGCTCATGGGGCCTATACATGTGGTTGATCATTTTATGGTGCCGAAAGATTTTAAGTTTTAA
- a CDS encoding carboxypeptidase regulatory-like domain-containing protein has protein sequence MTIYKILKRIALFLLLLSPFAVSAQETSGTISGTITDVSGQALPGATITAIHLPSGTRYASAANKDGRFYLTNLRIGGPYSVEATMVSMSPQKKEDITIRLGAAFEVNFSLADASKQLGEVVIKSTKKSAQASTYGSGKNISAAQVRNMPTVSRSITDITRLVPQGSKDNSFGGSNFRYNNVTIDGAINNDAIGFSPSLGGQSGTSGMAGSSTRTNPISLDAIEDMQVYLAPFDVKIGNFTGGSVNAVTRSGTNTVSGSVYGFGRNAALIGNDRVGTLGKMNSDFYDYQTGFRLGFPIIKNKLFFFTNEEIARRQDPAQLLAGQAETSQILNVADAKAIADATPFNAGTAGNFNTYARSTKFFNRLDWNIDDKNQLVVRNNTILSKATIMDRDQQDFRFSSMAYLQKNNQSSTVAELKSRLSNTLSGNLLVGYTMVNDSRNPTSDPGLPQVQIMGRTPGTTIYLGTDREASIFDMKQRTLELTANLNWTVGNHRFTFGTHNELYKITYGFVNAWNGRVDYNSIEDYLNNNPYRVRGAYNYTNNNRDYILNNPGAKFDVNMYSAYVQDEITVSDKFKVIPGLRADMTYLPEVPFLSDKTRTALDDPNFGTTYTYTPLKKITNNFLNKVQVSPRIGFRYDWFGDQSLILRGGAGLFTGRIPMAWLAYAYYNTGNSYGAFDQKADQKPFVAGSNALKGGPNGIADFIQANGAVINNPNSGKIQVDLVDNNFVMPQVLRTSIAGDYTTADQWKFTIEAIYTKNIKDVLFQQLNVADNPTYYPYDKNRQQPIYSGTVDQRFSNTYLLSNTNKGYRYSLTGSISKTIANQLQASVSYTYGQSKDLSNGVRNSMESNWQLNQSLVPNNPTLANSNFDIRHRIVANIGYNKNWVKSGRTNVSLFFSAQSGSPFSYGVVNNSVQGLPQQVSLAYIPTRDEAIRFFQDSPTAGTAVQQAAAFNAYIDKDSYLSSRRGDFTERNKGRTPWNVQADLHIAHDIYLNGDNKQFFTITADVMNLTNLINKNWGVQYFSPNTFNSTASVGLTPVLFPPQQNAGGYPLYQFATPGKPYSIDYYGSRTQMQLGARYTF, from the coding sequence ATGACGATATACAAAATACTTAAAAGGATAGCATTATTCCTGTTGCTGCTATCGCCCTTTGCGGTAAGCGCGCAGGAAACAAGCGGTACCATAAGCGGCACGATAACAGATGTTTCGGGACAGGCCTTGCCGGGTGCTACCATAACGGCTATCCACCTGCCCTCAGGCACTCGTTACGCTTCTGCAGCCAATAAGGACGGCCGCTTTTATCTAACTAATCTCCGCATAGGCGGGCCTTACAGCGTTGAGGCAACCATGGTAAGCATGTCGCCTCAAAAAAAGGAGGATATTACCATCAGGCTTGGCGCCGCTTTCGAAGTTAACTTTTCGCTTGCGGATGCCTCAAAACAGCTTGGCGAAGTTGTGATTAAATCAACCAAAAAAAGCGCGCAAGCCAGTACCTATGGTTCCGGTAAAAATATAAGTGCCGCGCAGGTACGCAACATGCCTACCGTATCGCGCAGCATTACTGATATCACAAGGCTTGTACCACAAGGCAGCAAGGATAACAGTTTTGGCGGCAGTAACTTCCGTTACAATAACGTAACTATCGATGGTGCTATCAATAATGATGCTATTGGCTTTAGTCCGTCGTTAGGTGGCCAGTCAGGTACTTCGGGTATGGCGGGTAGTTCAACCCGTACCAACCCCATATCGCTTGATGCTATTGAAGATATGCAGGTTTATTTGGCTCCTTTTGATGTGAAGATTGGCAATTTTACGGGCGGATCTGTAAATGCTGTAACCCGCAGCGGTACCAATACAGTAAGCGGTTCGGTATATGGTTTTGGCCGTAACGCCGCGCTTATAGGTAATGACAGGGTAGGTACGCTTGGCAAAATGAACAGCGATTTTTATGATTACCAAACTGGTTTCAGGTTGGGCTTTCCAATCATTAAAAATAAGTTGTTCTTCTTTACCAACGAGGAGATAGCCCGTCGGCAGGACCCTGCCCAGCTATTGGCAGGCCAGGCCGAAACCAGCCAGATCCTGAACGTTGCCGATGCTAAAGCTATTGCCGATGCCACACCGTTTAACGCGGGTACCGCAGGTAATTTTAATACCTATGCACGGTCCACCAAGTTTTTTAACAGGTTGGATTGGAACATCGACGATAAAAACCAGTTGGTGGTACGCAATAACACCATCCTTTCAAAAGCGACCATTATGGATCGTGACCAGCAGGATTTTAGGTTCAGCAGTATGGCTTATCTGCAAAAAAACAACCAAAGTTCAACTGTTGCCGAGCTTAAGAGCAGGTTAAGCAACACTTTATCGGGCAATTTATTGGTAGGATATACTATGGTAAATGACTCAAGAAATCCAACCAGCGATCCGGGCTTGCCGCAAGTACAAATTATGGGCCGCACACCGGGTACAACCATTTACTTAGGTACAGATCGTGAAGCCAGTATATTTGATATGAAGCAGCGCACGCTGGAACTTACCGCCAACCTGAACTGGACGGTAGGTAACCATCGCTTTACCTTTGGTACCCACAACGAGTTATACAAAATCACTTACGGTTTTGTAAACGCCTGGAATGGCCGCGTTGATTACAACAGTATTGAAGATTATCTGAATAATAATCCTTACCGCGTACGCGGCGCGTACAATTACACCAATAACAACCGCGATTATATCCTGAATAATCCGGGTGCCAAATTTGATGTGAACATGTACAGCGCTTATGTTCAGGACGAGATTACGGTATCTGATAAATTTAAAGTGATCCCCGGTTTACGCGCCGATATGACCTACTTGCCCGAAGTGCCATTTTTAAGCGATAAAACCCGTACCGCTTTGGATGATCCTAACTTTGGTACCACCTATACTTATACGCCGCTTAAAAAGATTACCAATAACTTTTTAAACAAAGTACAGGTATCGCCCCGTATAGGTTTTCGTTACGATTGGTTTGGCGATCAAAGTCTGATATTACGTGGAGGTGCTGGTTTATTTACCGGCCGCATCCCGATGGCCTGGCTGGCTTATGCTTATTATAACACCGGCAATAGTTATGGGGCGTTTGACCAGAAGGCAGATCAGAAACCTTTTGTAGCGGGCAGTAATGCGCTAAAAGGCGGCCCTAACGGTATTGCGGATTTTATCCAGGCCAACGGCGCGGTGATCAATAATCCTAATAGCGGCAAAATACAGGTTGATTTGGTTGACAATAATTTTGTTATGCCGCAGGTATTGCGCACCAGTATAGCGGGTGATTATACCACTGCCGATCAGTGGAAATTTACTATCGAGGCTATCTACACCAAAAACATTAAAGATGTATTGTTTCAGCAATTGAACGTTGCAGATAACCCAACTTATTATCCGTATGATAAAAACCGTCAGCAACCTATTTACAGTGGTACTGTCGACCAGCGTTTTTCAAACACCTATTTGCTGAGCAATACTAATAAAGGTTATCGCTACAGTTTAACTGGAAGTATCAGTAAAACAATCGCTAACCAACTGCAGGCTTCGGTATCATACACCTATGGTCAGTCTAAAGATCTTTCAAACGGCGTACGTAACTCCATGGAATCAAACTGGCAGTTAAACCAGTCGCTGGTGCCTAATAACCCAACCTTGGCCAACAGTAATTTTGATATCAGGCATAGGATAGTTGCCAATATCGGGTACAATAAAAACTGGGTTAAGTCTGGCCGTACCAATGTTTCGCTGTTTTTTAGCGCGCAATCGGGTAGTCCGTTTAGTTATGGTGTAGTTAATAATAGTGTGCAAGGCTTACCGCAACAGGTTAGTTTGGCCTATATCCCCACAAGGGATGAAGCCATCCGTTTTTTTCAGGATAGCCCAACCGCCGGTACCGCAGTACAGCAGGCAGCAGCTTTTAACGCATACATTGATAAAGATAGCTACCTGAGCAGCAGAAGAGGGGATTTTACCGAGCGTAACAAGGGCCGTACCCCATGGAACGTTCAGGCCGATCTGCATATCGCCCATGATATTTATCTGAATGGCGATAACAAACAGTTTTTTACCATCACGGCCGATGTGATGAACCTCACCAACCTGATCAATAAAAACTGGGGCGTGCAGTATTTTTCTCCAAATACCTTTAACTCTACAGCCAGCGTGGGCTTAACCCCGGTTTTATTCCCTCCGCAGCAAAATGCGGGCGGTTATCCGCTGTATCAATTTGCTACGCCGGGTAAACCTTACAGTATTGACTACTACGGCTCCAGAACCCAAATGCAATTAGGCGCACGATATACTTTTTAA